The Helianthus annuus cultivar XRQ/B chromosome 15, HanXRQr2.0-SUNRISE, whole genome shotgun sequence genomic sequence TTAACACGATGATTATCTTTTTGCATTAAAAACAGTCTTGTGAAGAGAGAGTACAGATTTATTTTAGGATTTATATATGCCCATACGGCTGAGCATAAAAATCGAATAAACAAGctataaataaataatagttaGTCTCTATAATTTGCACAAACTAACAAACTTAGGCCAGGCGGGGCGGTCCGTGATGGACGCCCGGCCACGCGTTATAAAACCACGAACACCGCCGCCTCCCTTGTGGTCACGCGTTATATTTAAAACGCGTTGAATCAATCACGCGTTATATTCAACAACCCTTCTTCGACGAACACCCTCAATTACGACGAACCCTTATTGTTTACGACGAACCCTTCTTCGACGAACCCTCAATTACCCTCATTTGAAGTAGCatgttttaatatatttttggaaCTCTCATTTCACACGAACCTTCATTCTGtttgaaatttataatttaattgaaatttataatttagtgttttataatttctaattttaaaatgaaaattacaaaaatttgggagtgatagaattctatcactagtgatactacacccactacatttctatcactagtgatagaatattgggtgatgacatgaCATGAATTGATTGGTGTTTGGTAGTGATAGAATtgtatcactagtgaccacccccttcaaccttaggtactaatagtttattaacttttcattttgtaacgtttgaaggtattaacattaattgtttgttaaactattagtacctaagtatcttattttgtgcaaaccacatggactactATGTAAGTAACTCTAAATACTAAGTTGAGATAACCGAACCAAGTGATAACCTGATGGTTATGTTATGACTTTTGCTAACCAGTATTTATGCTTACATGTGTGTTTAAATAACTAGATTAATTGAACCGAACCAATCATCCATGTGAGGTTGAAGGAGAAAATATCATGTGACAATAATTGGAAGCCTTTATTAAAAGTTAGATTTTTTTAACATATGTTTTTATGTCATCAATTAAattgggtgtgtattttatgcgataattataatttaaaatgagaaattgacataagattttataatttaaatgtaattttattatatacatttgtgttttttagtaaattttaatttaaatacactaatttgcaaaaaaaaaaaaaaaaatcaggttGCCAGGGTCGTGTTCAAGTCAACCCGCGAATATTCAAATCGTATTCGGGTTCATATATAGGCTTCGATTTTTGAGTTCGGGTCGGATTGAACCCACCAATctgcgaacacgacccgtttaataACCCTAGCTACACACCGTGGTAAACTACAAAATATTTATGCTTTATCCTTGTAATAGTTTTTTATGATTAGACAATGCATAAGAGCATTAACGTTGAATTCTTTATTTCAATTCCTAtaattacacaaaaaaaaaaactactttttctttctattttcaattaaataatattttttatacatttatcaTTACATTTTATCTCTTCTTTTCTCAAAAGCACTTTCAAAAACTATTAAAATATTCATAAAGGTGAACAATGTTCCCGTATATTTatagatgaacagtaacattttatCTCTTATCCACTCACAATCATTTCTTGTAATATAAATAACTCACTCACAAATATATAGGGGAACCATTGTGATTTGtaaacagtggcgaagcttgagatttccgatgggggggtcgaaaacgtatatacccaaaaagtTCTATCGAATCGGGTGGTCGAAAACGTAtttacccaaaaatttctatacgaaaactaaaTACTCTCCACTGCTGACAGGGGCGGAACCAGAGGGGGGTCAAGAGGGTCCGCTGACCCCCCGACATAGAAATTTGTAAGATTTTTATATGTACAATATGAGATTTGTCTAGGAAAAAACATGTTTTAGACTCTCTAGTTGTAGCCGGTAGAAAAGAGAGTCTTATGATGGCCCCCTGATAAAGAAGTTCTGGTTCTGCCACTGACTGCTGAGCAAAAAGTTCGGAGGGTCGGCCGCCCACTCCCGCCCTACTTAAGCTACGCCCTTGTTTGTGAATGCTCTAATGGGCAATAAAGGGGCGGGATAACTCCCCCAACACCGTTTTATGGGCATTATAGGGACATGACGAGAGAGGGGAGTTTCCAGTATGATGCTAAATGCGAAGAAAATAGTTAGAAGTCATGATTAGAAAGTTAAGCATTACACATTTTTTTAAAAGAATGTGCTAAAAATGGTTCTAGGAGGTATTAAACATTACAAATTTGTAATGATCTTATACTATTTTAATTTTTCACAAATGGTGCTACTATTTTATTTTTTCACATATGGTGAtactattttatttttttcacatATGGTGATACTACTAAAGTGTTGTAATTAAAAATGGTAAACCACGTGGCACGGCAGCACCATTTGCGGTGAGTTATATAAATTAACAGAAAAACCAtgtgattacttttattataattGCAGACCCTATAAAAAGTTAATTTTATTTGCAAGACACGAGTAAATATTTTACTCTCACTTGGTTGTCTCTGACATGTTACACTCCAAAATTTAATGTGCTCCTTCACGGGACAACTAATGGATTAATGAACAATGATATTCACAATCTGTTTAGATGCGTTACAAAGTTGATTATAAACTTATCAAAACTAACATTGAAATGTTAAGAAAATCCGATTTGATTAGGTTTTCAAGATTTGATGATCAAAATGATTTGATTCGTTTTTCACTTTTAAGGATAAAAAACGTAGAGAATCGGAAAACAATAAATCGGTGAAAAACAATATGAAAAACAACACACATTCAAAGATCACTTAACAACATGTAAATGAATAAATTAGGTTTACATGTTGGTAGAAGATTAAATGATCATATGCAAGGGTATATTTTTTACAAGTGTTTGTTTTAGATGCGACGTGATTATGATCGAGTTGAATGTTTATATTTTTGTCTTGTATTGACGAAAAGGTACACTAATAGCAAAACCACGCATATACGAAGGTCTATTGCTAAAGTAGGCTGTGATGTATATGTGGCATAAAACTATGAATCGTTTACCTCGTGTATAAATGGTGATGCTTGTTGACTTTGTATACGTCAGCGTGCCAACAATCGTAATACTTTAGGGTTTAAACGTTTTCTTCGGTTACGTCACACACACTTTAGTGAGCGTATAGAAGCATATTAAAGGATGATCCACCAACTTACCATAATTATCATATAGAACCATGCATTCAACTCGCTAATAGCCCCTTTGATGGAGACGTTCGAAAAGAAACGACAATAGAAGGAAGAGTACCATTACTTGTGGGATGACGACAATTGGACTTGATCTAAGATGATAGTCTCGATTTAGTCGCGTGAAGGTTGTGGCGATCAAAGGTGCTTGCTTCTAGGGCTCGCTCGATATGCTTGTGTCAAGAGCTTCTACCTTCTCCACATTAACACCCACCTAAGGTAAATAAGGGTTATACAATTCCGTTAAATAGAAAAGTCAAGTTACTAAACTCAAGATTTATCGACTACGAATAGAAATCTTAGTTTTCtttaatgtttttttatataCAGAAATACAATAAAAATGTTTAATTATATACATATTTTCTCATAAATATAAGATTATAATCATATatagaaaaaaatatttaataaatagtAAGTGAGCTGACTCGATCTTAAAAGAAAACAAAGAGCCAAATTCGAGTCGCACTAAAACCATAGACGAAGCAAATCTAACTTTAAGCTCATTTTTATCACGCTCAGGTTTGACTCAACTCGTTAGATACCCAGTAAGTGAGTCGGTCGGTAACACGaaccaagaaaaaaaaaatccttgAAAAGCCCCAAAAAAACACGGGGGACTGTTAAAGGAAAAGAGTTAAACGAGAGGGAGACAAACTGCTGACTTCCAAAATAATAAAAGACGGCTTCCTTGTTCTTGTGCTTgcttttagagagagaaagttagaGAGAGAATCAACCACATTCGCTGATTCCCTCTTCAACAAAATAATTAACCCTACTTAATCCACCTGATTATTGCACTAATGTCATCTGGGTCTCCAATTTTCTCCCAATTTGCTGCTTGTTCTTGATTTCCTCTGTTTTCATCTTGTTCTATCGGATCTGTAAACCGCAGCTCAACCTCACTTTTACAGTTATGAATCTTTAATCAGGTATGTTTGTTCATCTCTAATGAGGTTAATTGTAATACCCTTTTACTAGATTCTTGATTTGTTGATTATGTTTTCCGTAAATTTGTGACAAACCCTAGAAATGCGAAACAGAGTGTTTTTAACCTTTTTGAGAAATCTGTTGTCAATTTAGGGTTATTTCAGAAATTTCGAATTGATTGTTGTTAATAAAGTTTTGGGTAATTTTGGGTTGACGTCAAAATGTTGAATTGATTGGTGTTAAAATCATGATTCAGATCTCGTTGCTCTGTTTTTGCTCTGTTTTGCTCTGTTTTAAGGTTTGATTTTAGTGCAATTTGATTTTTAATTGCAGATTGATTTGAATGGATTCACTTGTTGAAGGAGTCAGTTCTTTGTCAACTAGCCATAACTCTTTATTAGGGTACAATCCACCGGGTAAAACCCGCCCGCCTCATCACCCGTCAAAGCACTCGAAACCCGACACAACCCACACATCGGCACATATTGGAAGTTCTTCGAAACAATCTCATAAAACATCGTATGATCCGAATAAAGGGAAATCGAACGGGTTGGGACCCAATGCGGTTCTCGATCAAACCGCGAAAGATTACTTTCACAAACAGATTTTAGCGTTAGAAGCTAAAGCGGCTGGGATTAAGCACGATGAGCCCGAGCCTGATACCGAGCCCGTGGATCCTGGACGGTTTTGCCCGAGCCCGCAAAGTAGTTTATACTCGATCACACAGTTTACCGAAGCGAAACAAAGCTTTACCAATACTGAAATAAGCGAAGGTGGAAGTAGTATCGGGAAGTCTATCGAAAGTGGTGATGTCGGGGTTTCGGGTGATCATGTCGAAAGCAATAAATCGAGCGTGTATAGAGAAAGCACCGGGAGTGATGTTAGTGAGGAGAGTAGTTTGGGTAGTTTCACTAGCGCGATTTACAAACCGCATAAGCAAAACGACACGCGATGGGAGGCGGTTCGAGTCGTGAGGTCTATGAACGATATGGGAATGTTGGAGATGAAGCATTTTCGGCATTTGAAACGGTTGGGATGCGGGGATATCGGGAGTGTTTATCTTTCCGAACTGATTGGGACACGGAGTTATTTTGCTATGAAAGTGATGGATAAAGCGGCTCTCGCTAGTAGGAATAAGCTATTAAGGGCGCAAACGGAAAGGGAGATTTTGCAATCTCTGGATCACCCGTTTCTTCCGACGTTGTATACTCATTTCGACACCGAGAAATTGTCGTGTTTGGTGATGGAGTATTGCCCGGGTGGAGATTTGCACGCGCTTCGACAAAAACAACCCGGGAAGTATTTCTCCGAACATGCAGCAAGGTTAGAATTTTCTTTGCATTTGTGTTAAGAGGCAGTAAAAGGGACGTGTAATGTGTCAGGAAACGGATCAAACGGGTTTGGGTCAAAACATATCATTTTTGTACGAACCAAAACGAGTCATAGTGGGTTGAGCCAGATCACCATATGTCAATTTGTTTAATAAATGGTGCAAAAGCTATATTGTGACAATGCGCACTGTTTTCGACCCGTTTTATTTTACATATGACTTTACCCATTTGTGAAAAAGCGTCACTAATTGACCCATTCATTAGTAAACGGGTCAAACTAATGCTTTATCTATTTACAAGTAAATGGGTCGAATTTATGTTTGATCCATTCATACGCAAATGGGACTAAGTAATGCTTGATTCATTCGTAAGTACACGGGTAGAATTAAGGCTTGATCTATTTATAAGTAAACGGCCCGAATTAATGCTTGATCCATTCATAAGTAAACGGGTCGAATTAATGCTTGATCTATTCATAAGTAGACGAGTCAAATTAATGCTTGATCCATTCATAAGTAAACGGGTCGGATTAATGCTTTTCAGTATAACTTATTATGATTAGCACCTAAATGCAGGTTTTATGTGGCGGAAGTTCTCCTTGCTATGGAGTATCTACACATGCTCGGGATCATTTACCGAGACCTTAAACCGGAGAACGTTTTGGTGCGAGAAGACGGTCACATAATGCTCTCGGATTTCGACCTCTCATTGAGATGCGCCGTGAACCCAAAGCTGGTTCGATCCACCAACCCCACTGTGGAAGCAAAGAACTCCGGCTACTGTGTCCAGCCCGCTTGCATCGAACCCTCATGTGTGGTTCAACCCGCCTGCATCCAGCCCTCGTGTTTCGTCCCTCGGTTCATGAGCAAACCgaaaaaagaaaagaaactgAAACCGAAACCAAAACCGAAAACCGAAATACAGAATCAAGTCTCGCCACTGCCTGAGCTCATTGCGGAGCCCACGAGCGCCCGGTCAATGTCGTTTGTCGGGACCCACGAGTATTTAGCTCCGGAGATCATCAAAGGCGAAGGTCATGGCAGCGCGGTTGACTGGTGGACGTTCGGGATATTTCTTTACGAGCTTTTGTTCGGGAAAACTCCGTTCAAGGGGAACGGTAACCGGGCCACTTTGTTTAACGTTGTCGGGCAACCGTTGAGATTTCCCGATTCGCCTTCGGTTAGTTTTGCGGCGAGGGATTTGATCAGGGGGTTACTTGTGAAAGAGCCGCAGCATCGGCTGGCGTATAAACGAGGGGCAACCGAGATCAAACAGCACCCATTTTTTCAGAGCGTGAACTGGGCGCTGATCCGCTGCGCTACTCCGCCGGATGTACCGAAACCGGCGCCGGAAATGGTGGGAGTAGATGTGAAACCTTCCGGTAACTACTTAGAGATTGATTTCTTTTAGTGTTGTCTGTCAATGGATGCTACTGAATTTCAAAGGAACTTGAACCtgtgtttttctttctttctttctttcttatgTTTATGGTGGCTTCTAATTGCCTTGTTTCAATTAATTTATTACTGTTTAACAAAATCCTAATAATGtcaatatttttcttttttatattgtgtattttatatttttttagctATAATACAACTATATATAGTTATATACTTATGAACCCAAACACTACCtttacatttttatttatatttgttaattttaaaagcatcaacatgtgTAACGCGTGTATCTAAACGTGTTATAAATGGGTCAGCAGGTTGTAATAATTATGTAAACGAGGTCGACCCATTTATTTACAGAACAAAACAAACACGACATGTTTATTAAACTTGTTAGATGGGTGAATGGGTCAACTCATTTTCAACCCGAACATGTTTAGACCTAATTCAAAACCTGATTATTTTCATGTACGAGTAAAATAGGATTTGACATATTTTTATGAGACTTTCCGCTGGTTCTATATTTGTTTAGTTGAGAAGTGTAGAGGCCACAGGGCACCCTCAATTTGGGCTTGTTTTATTGGGCTCATGCCCACTGATGACTAGCATCTTAACGATTGGCCCATTTAGTTTGGATCCAATCACTCCTCCATAATCCTTCTTATACTAGAGTTTAAAGTTTAAACCCTTTAGTAATGTGCatatatataatgtataaacctcttaaaacattttaatgagacTGAGTATGAGAGATTTAAATGCGGTCGGGCCAAAACGGGCCAGGATGACTAACCAACACTTTGAATTGTATAAACGGTTAATATATTAGATATGATTACGAAGACCATATTGAAGGATGTAGGATTGTTGTAAGAATTTAAATACATTTTTTTGCCCATTTTCACTTATAAATTGTTAGtctttttaaaattatataagtatatttaaaaaaaaattgaaaaatttcaTTTTGCAGTTGTAAGTTTATAACCTCATCTCATGGTTGCTGCCTACTGTTTTGCAATTGTATTGCACACTTGTGAGAACTCATACATAACAAGTTACCATTTGAGATCATGTCAAATGAGCTAGCGTGTCGGACATGTTTGGTAATGTGTCAAACCGAGTTGGGTCGACTTACCAACACTTTTTTCGTGTCCATTTTTAATTTCATAAGTCACCGTTTATATGCAGATACAACTGAAACCATTATAACCGTTATCGTGATGACCCCATCAATGGCGGATCAAGAAAATCATTATAGGGGCAACGTTTCACTGTACCGTGTTCATAAACCGTGAAATCTACTGAACCATCTAAACTG encodes the following:
- the LOC110911253 gene encoding serine/threonine-protein kinase D6PK; protein product: MDSLVEGVSSLSTSHNSLLGYNPPGKTRPPHHPSKHSKPDTTHTSAHIGSSSKQSHKTSYDPNKGKSNGLGPNAVLDQTAKDYFHKQILALEAKAAGIKHDEPEPDTEPVDPGRFCPSPQSSLYSITQFTEAKQSFTNTEISEGGSSIGKSIESGDVGVSGDHVESNKSSVYRESTGSDVSEESSLGSFTSAIYKPHKQNDTRWEAVRVVRSMNDMGMLEMKHFRHLKRLGCGDIGSVYLSELIGTRSYFAMKVMDKAALASRNKLLRAQTEREILQSLDHPFLPTLYTHFDTEKLSCLVMEYCPGGDLHALRQKQPGKYFSEHAARFYVAEVLLAMEYLHMLGIIYRDLKPENVLVREDGHIMLSDFDLSLRCAVNPKLVRSTNPTVEAKNSGYCVQPACIEPSCVVQPACIQPSCFVPRFMSKPKKEKKLKPKPKPKTEIQNQVSPLPELIAEPTSARSMSFVGTHEYLAPEIIKGEGHGSAVDWWTFGIFLYELLFGKTPFKGNGNRATLFNVVGQPLRFPDSPSVSFAARDLIRGLLVKEPQHRLAYKRGATEIKQHPFFQSVNWALIRCATPPDVPKPAPEMVGVDVKPSGNYLEIDFF